A stretch of DNA from Acidimicrobiales bacterium:
CCCCACCCGCACGAAGCTCGCCGGCTTCGCGGTGTCGGGGGCGATCGCTGCGCTCGGCGGCGCGTTGCTCGGCCTGCTCAGCCAGAACATCAACACCAACCAGCTCTTCGTGGTCGGCGACTCGCTCGACGTGGTGGCGATCGCGGTGATCGGCGGGCTCGGGTCGGTGGCGGGGCCGCTCCTCGGGGCGCTGTGGGTCAAGGGTCTTCCCGCGTTCTTCCCCGACAACGACCTGGTGCCCCTGTTCAGCTCGAGCATCGGCCTGCTGTTGCTGTTGCTGTACTTCCCCGGCGGCCTGGTGCAGATCGGCTACTGGGCCCGCGACGCCGTGTTCGCGTGGGCGGCCAAGCGTGCTCCCGAAGTCGAGCGCGTTCGCGCACCCGCGGTGCCGACGCGCCGATCGCCCCGGCTGGCGGCCGGTGACGCAAGTGACGCGGCTGGCGCACCTGGTGCACCGGGCGAGCGCGGGGAAGGGGAAGCGGCCGAGGCGACCGCCGCCCTGGCGGCGAACGAGATCAAGGTGCACTTCGGCGGGGTGCGGGCAGTCGACGGCGCGTCGATCACGGTGCGACGCGGAGAAGTGGTCGGGCTGATCGGCACCAACGGCGCGGGGAAGTCGACGCTGCTCAACGCGGTCGGCGGCTACGTGCGCGCCGAGGGCGAGGTGTGGGTGCACGGCACCCGCGTGGACGGCATGGCACCGCACCGCCGGGCTCGTCTTGGTTTGGGGCGCACCTTCCAAGCCGCCAACCTGTTCCCCGAGCTCACCGTGCGCGACACCGTGATGGTCGCCCTGGAAGCCCGCAGCCGCACGAGCATGTTGGCCACCGCGTTCGCGTACCCGCCGGCCGGTGCCGCGGAGCGCCGCAAGGCCGCCGAAGCCGCCGAGCTGATCGACTTCCTCGGGCTCGGTCGCTACGCGGACTCATTCGTCTCGGACCTGTCGACCGGTACGCGCCGGATCGTCGAGCTGGCCGGCGTGCTCGCCCTCGATCCCGATGTGCTGTGCCTCGACGAGCCGACTGCGGGCGTGGCGCAGCGCGAGACGGAGGCCTTCGGGCCATTGCTGTTGGCCATCCGGCGCGAGCTCGGGGCGTCGCTGCTGATCGTCGAGCACGACATGCCGCTGATCATGTCGATGTCGGACCGGGTGTACTGCCTCGAAGCCGGCCGTGTCATCGCCGAAGGTCCACCGGCGCGCGTGCGCGAGGATCCGCGGGTGATCGCCAGCTACCTCGGCACCGACGCGCGTGCGATCGACCGCAGCGATGCCGCTCGACCGCAGACCGCAGGCACCCGATGAGGTACCCGGCGGTGACCCGGAGGTCGGCCGCTCGGCCGGCACCTGAGCGGGGGGACCGCTGATGCACGCCGACGACTTGTTGCTCGTTCCCCGCCCGCGCTCGATCGAGTTGCTCGACGGCGGCGCACCGGCGGGCGGCACGAGCTCGTTCCAACAGGACCGCGATCTCGAAGCCGAGGGCTACACCATCGACGCCGGGCCGGGCGGGGTGGCGGTGCGCCACGGCTCCCGTGCCCGGCGCCACGCGGTGGCACTGCTCGAGCAGTTGCGTGCCCAGTGCGACGGCGCCGTGCCGTGCTGTCATGTGGTCGACGGTCCTGCCATCGCGGTGCGCGGCTACATGCTCGACGTGAGCCGCGACCGAGTGCCCACCCGCGACACGCTCAGCCGGCTGGTCGAGTTGTTGGCGTTGGCCCGCTACAACCACTTCGAGCTGTACGTGGAGCACCCGTTCGAGTTCGCGGGGCACGAGGTGGTGTGGAAGGACGCTTCGCCGCTGACCGGCGACGACCTCGAGTGGCTCGACCACCTCTGCGCCGAGCACGGCATCGACCTGGTGGTCAACCAGAACACGTTCGGTCACATGGGCCGATGGCTGGCACACGACGAGTACCGCTGGCGCGCGGAGTGCCCCGACGGGTTCGAGATCGTCGACGGGGTGGCGATGCCGCCGTCGCTGCTCGCGCCGACACCCGACAACGCCGAGTTCGCCCTGGGCCTGGTCCGCCAGCAGCTCGCGCACGTGCGCAGCCGCCAGGTCAACATCGGCTGCGACGAGACGTTCGAGCTCGGGCAGGGGTACAGCGCGCAGGCCGTGGCCGAACGTGGCAAAGGTGCGGTGTACGGCGAGCACCTCATGCGCCTCGCCGAGCCGCTGATCGCCGACGGCCTCCACGTGTTGTTCTGGGGCGACATCGCCGGCCGCCACCCCGAGGTCCTCGCCGCCTTGCCGGCCGACTCGATGACCGCGCTGGTGTGGCAGTACGAGGCGCCATCTGACCGCGACCACGCCGGGCCCCCGGCATCGCTCGCCGAGATCTTCGACCGCCTCGACATGCATCTCCCGAGCCCTGCGGGTTTCGTGGAAGGGGTGCGACCGTTCGCCGACGCGGGCTTCCCGTTCTGGGTGTGCCCGGGCACCTCGTCGTGGAACTCGATCGTGGGGCGCATCGACAACGCCAAGGCCAACCTGGTCGACGCAGCGACGATCGGCGTTGCCCGCGGCGCGGGCGGGCTGCTCGTCACCGACTGGGGCGACAACGGGCACTTCCAACCACCGTCGGTCAGCTTCGGGCCGTTGGTGTACGGCGGCGCGCTCGCTTGGGATCCCCGGGCCAACGTCGACCTCGACCTGGCAACGGTGCTCGATCGGTACGTGTTCGCCGACGAAGCGGGCGTGCTCGGCGCCGCGCTCGACCGGCTCGGCCGCATGTGGGCCCAGACCGGTCAGAAGGGGTCGAACGGGAGCCCGCTGCTCGCGGCGCTCTGCCCGTCGCAGGTCCACTTCGTGTCCGGCGAGCCCGACGCCGCCAAAGTCGGCGCAGTGGCCGACGACATCGACGAGTTGCTCGCTCAGCTCGACCAGGCCGCGCCCGCATGCGCCGATGGCGAACTCGTCGTGCAGGAGCTCGCGGTGGCGGCCCGCATGGCACGCCACGGCGCCTGGCGCCTTCTCGCGAAAGCCGGAGGCCCGGCCCGCTCCAACGCGATGCTTGCGGCCGACCTCGACGACCTGATCGCCGACTACGAACAGGCGTGGCTCGCACGGAGCCGGCCCGGTGGGCTCGCCGACAGCCGTGCCCACCTCGAAGCCACCCGAGCGCAGTACGACCGCAGCGCCCCGCGCTGACGCAGCGAAAGGAGCTCTCATGTCCGAACCGGCCCAAGCCGCGCCAGCGATGCCGCGCAACGTGGTGGTGGTGCTGCTCGACAGCCTGAACCGCCATCTGGTTGGCCCGTACGGTGCCACCGAGTTCGACACGCCGAACCTCGACCGTCTCGCGGCACGGTCGCTGCGCTTCACCCGCCACTACACGGGGTCGTTGCCGTGCATGCCCGCTCGGCACGACCTGCTCGTGGGCGCGCTCGACTTCCTCTGGCGACCTTGGGGGTCGGTGGAGATCTGGGAGGACGCGATCACGTACGAGCTGCGCCGCAGCGGCGTCACGTCGATGCTGGTGTCGGACCACCCGCACCTGTTCGAGACGGGCGGCGAGAACTACCACACCGACTTCTCGGCGTGGGACTACGTGCGCGGCCACGAAGGCGACCCCTGGCGCACCTGTCCCGACCCGTCGTTCGTGGGTGCACCGGTGTCGCCGACCGGGTTCCGTCACCCTTACGACGACTCGCGGACGTGGTTCCGCAGCGAGGACGACTTCCCGGGCCCCCGCACCATGGCCACCGCAGCCGCCTGGCTCGAGACCGAGGCCCCGCACGCGGATCGCTACTTCCTGCTCATCGACGAGTTCGACCCCCACGAGCCGTTCGACACCCCGGAGCGGTGGGCGACCCGCTACGACGACAGCATCGAGCCGCGGATCATCTGGCCGCCGTACGTGACCGACGCCCTGGCCGAAGGTCGCGTCACACCCGAGGACGGCCGCCGCATCCGAGCCGCGTACGGCGCCAAGCTGTCGATGATCGACCACCATCTCGGCCGCATCCTCGACCAACTCGACCGTGACGGCGCGTGGGGCGACACGGCGGTGGTGCTGTGCACCGACCACGGCCACTACCTCGGCGAGCACGACGCGTTCGGTAAGCCGGGGCTTCCGCTGTACGAGACGATGAGCCACATCCCGCTGCTGGTGGCCTGGCCGGGCGCGGCACCCCGCGACGTCGACGCCCTCACCACGACCGTCGACATCTTCGCCACGTTGTGCGACGTGTTCGGCGTGGTACCCCAGCACCGGACCCACGGCCGCTCGCTCGTGCCGCTGCTCACCGGCGAGGCCACCGCCGTGCGCGACTGGGCGCTGATGGGCGTGTGGGGCCGGCAGGTGCACGTGACCGATGGACGTCGCAAGTACGCGCGGGCGGCGAACGAGGAGAACCGGCCCCTGTCGATGTGGTCGAACCGCTGGTCGACCATGCCCGTGCACGCCTTCCCCGAGTTCCGACTGCTGCCGCGTCCCGACCGGCGAGCGGTGCTCGACTTCATGCCCGGCTCCGACGTGCCGGTGATCCGTCAGCCGTACGCGCCCGGCGACCTGGTGCCCATGTGGGCGTCGGGCACTCCCGGCCACTCCCACGTGTGGAACGTCGACGACGACCCCGCCGAGGAGCACGATCTCGCTGGCACGTCGGTCGAGCGCGAGTTGGAGGAGCTGTTGCGCACCGCCCTCGACGACGTCGACGCGCCGCACGACCAGCTCGAGCGGTTGGGGCTGGCATGAGCGCGCGGCACGGTGCCGAGCGGAGCGTGACGCGACCAGAGGAGGACGACCGGTGAGCCGACCGAACATCGTGGTGTTCATCCCCGACCAGCTGCGCTACGACGCGCTCGGTTGCTCGGGCAATCCGGTGGCGAGCACGCCGAACATCGACGCGCTCGCGGCCCGGGGCACGCGCTTCGCCAACGCGTTCGGGCAGCACCCGTTCTGCTCGCAGAGCCGGGTGTCGTTCCTCACCGGTTGGTACCCGCATGTACACGGGCACCGCACCCTCACGCAGCTGATCAAGCCGTGGCACCCCGACTCGCTCGGGCTGCTGAAGGCGTCGGGCTACCACGTGGCCCACGCAGGGATCCGTGGCGACACGTACGCGCCGGGCGGCACCAAGGCGTCGACGTCGCGGTTCGGCTGGACCGAGATGCCCGAGGCCCTGTACTCACGGAGCCCGTACGGCCCAGATCACCGCTTCGGTCGGGCCTTCTACCACGGGCAGCGCCCCGAGCCGCTGGTCGACATGGACGAGGCCACGGTCCGCACCGCCCTGGCATGGCTGGCCGAGGGCCTGCCCGAGCCGTGGGTGCTGTACGTGCCGCTGGTCTTCCCGCACCCGCCGTTCGAGGTGGCCGACCCGTGGTACTCGTTGCACGACCGCGCGGATGTGCCGTTGCCGGTCGCGCCGCCCACGTCGACCGACGGCGAACCGGTGTTCAAGCGCGAGATCCGCGCCCGTTACGGCCTCGACCGGCTCGACGAAGCAGAGTGGCGGGAGCTGGTGGCCACGTACTACGGCATGGTCTCGCGCGTCGACGACATGTTGGGCCGCGTGCTGGGCGGGGTGGCGGCGGCGGGAGCAGAGGACCGTACCGCGGTGTTGTTCTTCCCCGACCACGGCGAGTACCTCGGCGATCACGGCCTGATCGAGAAGTGGGTCTCCGGTCAGGACGAGTGCTTGTTGCACAACCCGCTGATCGTGCACGTGCCTGGTGGGCGCGAGGGGCAGGTCGCCGAGGGCATGGCGGAGCTGATCGACGTGGCGCCGACCCTGCTCGAGCTCGGCGAAGTCGACGTGCCGCACCGCCAGTTCGGTCGCAGCCTCGTGCACCTCGCCCATGACGCCACGGCTGACCACCGCGACATCGCGTGCAGCGACGGGGGGCTCGCGCTCGAGGATGCGTCGAGCTCCGGGCCGCAGCCGTTCCCGTACGACCTCAAGCACGGGCTGGAGCGCGAGGTGCCGCTCACCGCAGGAAAGGTGTCCACGTTGCGGACCGACCGGTGGACGTACGTGCACCGCTCCCACGAAGGCCCCGAGCTGTACGACCGCATCGCCGACCCGCACGAGACGCGCAACCTCGCGGGCGACGACGCCCACGCCGCGGTCGCCGACGAGCTGCGCGGTCGGTTGCTGTCGTGGTTGGTCGAGACGGCCGACGTGATCGGGCCGACCGACCCCCGCAACGACCTCGACGGCGCGCAGCTCCCGGACGCGGCCTGGGAGTTGTTCGCCCGTCTGCTGCCCAAGGAGTACTTCTCGAAGGCCGACGACGACTGATGCCCTGACCACAAACGTTCGACGCGCTCAGGGCGGCCAGGCTTGCCGTTCACGGCGTTCCCCTCCTCACCGCAGCTACGGCCGCGGTGCTGCGCGGCGCGGTGGCCGAGTTCCGCCAGCGCGACGTGGTCGCCACCACTGCTCGCGTCGAGCGCTGAAGGGCGAGCCGGCCCCGCGTTCAGTCGTAGTACTCGGCGCCGAGGTGGGTGATCGGCTCGTCGCCCTTCAGGCGGCGCAGGGTGTTCTTCAGCTTCATGAGCTGGATGAACAAGTCGTGCTCGGGATACACGCCTGAGGCGACCGGCTGCGGGCTCTTCCAGTAGAAGCTGAGCCACTCCTGCACACCGCTCATGCCGGCGCGGCGGGCCAAGTCGAGGAACAGCGCGAGGTCGAGCACGATCGGCGCCGCGAGGATCGAGTCGCGGCACAAGAAGTCGACCTTGATCTGCATCTTGTACCCGAGCCACCCGAAGATGTCGATGTTGTCCCACCCCTCCTTGTTGTCGCCGCGGGGCGGGTAGTAGTTGATGCGCACGACGTGGGTCATGTCGCCGTACAGGTCGGGGTTGCGCTCGGGCTCGAAGATCGTGTCGAGCACACCCAGCTTCGACACTTCCTTGGTCTTGAACGACTCGGGGTCGTCGAGTACCTCGCCGTCGCGGTTGCCCAAGATGTTGGTG
This window harbors:
- a CDS encoding sulfatase-like hydrolase/transferase codes for the protein MSRPNIVVFIPDQLRYDALGCSGNPVASTPNIDALAARGTRFANAFGQHPFCSQSRVSFLTGWYPHVHGHRTLTQLIKPWHPDSLGLLKASGYHVAHAGIRGDTYAPGGTKASTSRFGWTEMPEALYSRSPYGPDHRFGRAFYHGQRPEPLVDMDEATVRTALAWLAEGLPEPWVLYVPLVFPHPPFEVADPWYSLHDRADVPLPVAPPTSTDGEPVFKREIRARYGLDRLDEAEWRELVATYYGMVSRVDDMLGRVLGGVAAAGAEDRTAVLFFPDHGEYLGDHGLIEKWVSGQDECLLHNPLIVHVPGGREGQVAEGMAELIDVAPTLLELGEVDVPHRQFGRSLVHLAHDATADHRDIACSDGGLALEDASSSGPQPFPYDLKHGLEREVPLTAGKVSTLRTDRWTYVHRSHEGPELYDRIADPHETRNLAGDDAHAAVADELRGRLLSWLVETADVIGPTDPRNDLDGAQLPDAAWELFARLLPKEYFSKADDD
- a CDS encoding sulfatase-like hydrolase/transferase, coding for MSEPAQAAPAMPRNVVVVLLDSLNRHLVGPYGATEFDTPNLDRLAARSLRFTRHYTGSLPCMPARHDLLVGALDFLWRPWGSVEIWEDAITYELRRSGVTSMLVSDHPHLFETGGENYHTDFSAWDYVRGHEGDPWRTCPDPSFVGAPVSPTGFRHPYDDSRTWFRSEDDFPGPRTMATAAAWLETEAPHADRYFLLIDEFDPHEPFDTPERWATRYDDSIEPRIIWPPYVTDALAEGRVTPEDGRRIRAAYGAKLSMIDHHLGRILDQLDRDGAWGDTAVVLCTDHGHYLGEHDAFGKPGLPLYETMSHIPLLVAWPGAAPRDVDALTTTVDIFATLCDVFGVVPQHRTHGRSLVPLLTGEATAVRDWALMGVWGRQVHVTDGRRKYARAANEENRPLSMWSNRWSTMPVHAFPEFRLLPRPDRRAVLDFMPGSDVPVIRQPYAPGDLVPMWASGTPGHSHVWNVDDDPAEEHDLAGTSVERELEELLRTALDDVDAPHDQLERLGLA